A window of Pseudoliparis swirei isolate HS2019 ecotype Mariana Trench chromosome 2, NWPU_hadal_v1, whole genome shotgun sequence genomic DNA:
AACAGTTATAACAATGTATCACATGAACAAGAGGACGACACATGAATTCCTCTTTTGATCAATAATGTAAACAAACTCCTGAACTTTGCTTTACTTTTTAAGAAATTGCAGAAATTTCCTTGCAGCATTATTTCCGCTCATCCGTCCTTTTGGTTTCACCGTGTCAGAAACATATGAATTGATGACCTGTTTGAGTCTTTAATTAACAATTCAAAGCTTGGAGTTACTGATAAACTCTATTTCATCTATATCTGGCCCAAATTTATCTGCTTCCAACTTTCAATCAGTGTTTTTTCGTCTTCTAGTTCTACAATAAAATATCTTcaggtacatgaacacctggcACATCATAAAAGGAACGAACTTAAGTAAAACAATGTTATTTTTTAACAGTTTCAACCTCTTGGTTCAGAACGTGTTGGACGGGGAACTTTTTCAACATATTAGAttctttaaaaatctttttCCTGACCACTGAGGCACCGTTAAGGGAAACAAACGGGCTTTTCAAACTGTGAACATCACAACAGATCTACCAGACACTCGTTTCTGAAACCTTTGTGTCAGTGTTTAGAAAGGCACATTCCAAAGATCACATTGTAGGAGTTCAACTCTTTTGGTGCATTTTGAGGTACCGGCGCCGTATATTAGTGCAGTTTTCCACCTAAATATCAAGGCATAatcaatcaaatatatattaaaatacaaattgtTTAAAATAATGGTGTCCTCAAAGTAATTTGAAATCTCAAAATATCGCAGAACGAAAGAGAAGCGTTCTCACGGCGCCTGCTGATGGCCGCGCGTCTTCAGCGCGGAGACGACCTCCTTCATGGCGCCGGTGGCCGTCAGCAGCTCCGCTTGTTTTCTTTGTAGCTCTGTGGAAACAACAAAGGCACGATCTTCCTAAATTATCGCCGTTGTCATTGccgccacactcacacacacgccggTGAACGCCGGGTGACGTCACCTTCCTGCTGCTGGGCCACAAGCGCCTCCAGTTTCCCAGAAGCAGTCATCACTGTGAGGGCGTGGTCGTAGTCTGTGGAAAGAAAAGGGCGACCGCGTTTATATTCCAGGTGTTTGAAGAAGGAATAAAAAGGCGCTCGTGGGTTTCGGGTTTCGCCCCCTCACCCTCCTGGCTGGCCCGGTCCGACTGGATTCTGCTGCCGATGGCGTTCATCTCATTAATGAAGCCGGTGAAGAGCGCCCGCGTGCAGCCGGCCGCGTTGCAGCTTTTCCAGAAGCGGGTGGAGTGGAAGCCGAGGTCTGGgtctgggggcggggccaaaggagagggaggggccaaaggagggagagggggcggCGGGAGGGAAATGGCTGAGCCGGTGCACGGAGGCGAgcgggtgagagagggaggagggtccGCAGGACTGGACCCtgggaaaaataataataatggagttACTACATGTGTGACCACAGCGCAGATGGTGAGTGACATAACGTTATTCAACAACAGCGTACTGTCTTctaaatattaatttcaaaGACCATATTTTTTGTACATTCCCTACATGTTATTTAGATAAATGCATATAATCTGATGGCTAACCTTCCATATTAGCATGTCTGCGTTGTAAACTTGGTAAAGTgtgtacttaaaaaaaaaaaaaaaaagacaagacatTTTCGAAGtgtataaataaaagaaattaaTTTAACATGTTGGCCAGTCGTCATGCAGACATTATATCACTGTATACTGCAATAAATACATACGTTCATTATAACAATGGCTGGCAGCAAAATGGAGAAAGAAGCTGCATTCAGACAGATTAATTTTGAGGGAGAGATTGATAACCTGAGCTGGTAAATGATTGTAATCCCCTCTGGACGTGTATCCATTGGCCAGTCTCACCCCCCCCAAACCACTTTATCGGAGAGCATGTTGGTCCTCCTGTCATTTTAATCCTCTATAGAGCAACATCTCCAAGGGACACGCTGCTGGTTCACATGCAGTGTGCTTCACTGATGGTGGGAACTCAAATTCATCCTCATCTTTCCCAAAGTCTCGGCGCTCAGTCGCCGACCACAGAAGCCAAACACGGCagtcttatttattttaaagccaGATCACAAGTTCGTCGTTTCATTTCCTTGAGATAACAAAGCTCGTTTCCCATGACAACGGGTACATTTATGGTGATTCTCGAGGAAGCCAAATTGTCGGCCAATTTCTCCAGATAATAAGATGAGTAAAACAAGCCGCTGCATGTG
This region includes:
- the LOC130199914 gene encoding uncharacterized protein LOC130199914: MFFSFIPPPPRLPSPVVAVRQLTRKASESPTGSTPGNQVEGGRVDGNDEEEGGNDEEGSILPSDTESESLLLLVSRSPSACSAAPPPHREVLMESPEAALRSDHGSSPADPPPSLTRSPPCTGSAISLPPPPLPPLAPPSPLAPPPDPDLGFHSTRFWKSCNAAGCTRALFTGFINEMNAIGSRIQSDRASQEDYDHALTVMTASGKLEALVAQQQEELQRKQAELLTATGAMKEVVSALKTRGHQQAPWKTALIYGAGTSKCTKRVELLQCDLWNVPF